A genomic segment from Acidobacteriota bacterium encodes:
- a CDS encoding pitrilysin family protein, with translation MKLRQKAKGKRQKAKPDLCKLAVCFSLVYILFIPSISVHFAQSFNVPFKQFQLENGLRVVLSEDHAAPVVAVAVYYDVGSRNEVKGRSGFAHLFEHMMFQGSENIEKAGHFKYVENNGGFLNGSTHTDYTNYYEFLPSNQLEMALWLESDRMRSLKITPANLQNQKEAVKEEKRLNVDNQAYWPALTKMDEAIFKNWANAHSTIGSMADLDAATITDVKNFFKIYYAPNNAVLAIAGDIDLAQAETLVRKYFSTIAKQPAPPAVDVTEPFETVLQKNLAEDTHAETPAIAIAWKLPPRRAPDAYPIAMLKSILFDGESARLYQTLVKDKQVALEVQGMMDERRGPSALTVFSILKQDAKPEQIQSLIEAEFERIKSAGVSREELAKVKNQYRLGQFVGGEDGEYTSVQTALGRALMLAEYTLFDNDPSLINTELERYLAVTPEQVRNAAKKYFGTANRTVLYIKPAARK, from the coding sequence ATGAAATTAAGGCAAAAGGCAAAAGGCAAAAGGCAAAAGGCAAAACCGGATTTATGCAAGCTTGCGGTTTGCTTTTCGCTTGTTTACATCCTGTTTATCCCATCTATCTCTGTTCATTTCGCGCAATCGTTCAATGTGCCGTTTAAACAATTTCAACTCGAAAACGGTTTGCGCGTGGTGCTTTCGGAAGACCACGCGGCTCCGGTTGTCGCCGTAGCGGTTTATTACGATGTCGGGTCGCGCAACGAAGTTAAAGGGCGTTCGGGGTTTGCGCACCTTTTCGAGCATATGATGTTTCAAGGTTCGGAAAACATCGAAAAAGCCGGGCATTTCAAATATGTCGAAAATAACGGCGGTTTTTTGAATGGTTCGACGCACACCGACTACACCAACTACTACGAATTTCTGCCATCCAATCAATTGGAAATGGCTTTGTGGCTGGAATCCGACCGCATGCGCAGTTTGAAAATTACGCCCGCCAATTTGCAGAATCAAAAAGAGGCGGTTAAGGAAGAGAAACGTTTGAACGTGGATAATCAAGCGTACTGGCCGGCGCTGACAAAGATGGACGAAGCGATTTTCAAAAACTGGGCAAACGCCCATTCGACCATCGGTTCAATGGCAGACCTCGACGCCGCAACCATCACCGATGTGAAGAATTTTTTCAAAATCTATTACGCGCCGAATAACGCGGTGCTGGCGATTGCCGGTGACATTGATTTGGCACAGGCGGAAACGCTGGTGCGCAAATATTTTTCAACCATAGCGAAACAACCCGCGCCGCCTGCTGTCGATGTCACGGAACCTTTTGAAACCGTGTTGCAAAAAAACCTTGCCGAAGACACGCACGCCGAAACCCCTGCGATTGCCATTGCCTGGAAACTGCCGCCGCGGCGCGCGCCCGACGCTTATCCGATAGCCATGCTTAAATCCATACTGTTTGATGGCGAAAGCGCCAGGCTCTATCAAACCTTGGTGAAAGACAAACAGGTGGCGCTCGAAGTGCAGGGCATGATGGATGAACGGCGCGGACCTTCGGCGCTTACGGTCTTTTCGATTCTCAAACAAGATGCCAAGCCCGAACAAATTCAATCGCTCATCGAAGCCGAATTTGAACGCATCAAATCCGCAGGGGTGAGTCGCGAAGAACTCGCGAAGGTTAAAAATCAATACCGGCTGGGACAGTTCGTTGGCGGTGAAGACGGCGAATACACCAGTGTGCAAACGGCGCTTGGTCGCGCCTTGATGCTTGCCGAATACACGCTCTTTGACAATGACCCGTCACTCATTAACACGGAACTTGAGCGTTATCTCGCAGTCACACCGGAGCAGGTGCGCAACGCTGCAAAAAAATATTTCGGCACCGCCAACCGCACAGTGCTCTACATTAAACCCGCTGCCAGGAAATGA